The following proteins are encoded in a genomic region of Neomicrococcus aestuarii:
- a CDS encoding glycosyltransferase family 2 protein — MATCAHASLSAVVPHYGDPSEVQNLVGTLLRDAAGCLREVIVVDDSSPTPFPESWQPTHQSSAVFTVIRRPQNGGFGAAVNTGLEATKTDLAIILNSDLMLPQNFIEDLQDAAAPWHPAVMSPEVTGLDGSTQWTARHFPTVTHQVVEWLSPLARFRQHTLLHEAVGHDTRAVEGKVIPVDWVFGAAMLLPVKEVRTIGGFDESFFMNAEEVDLQRRLRDIGVPSIYLGTVNVAHVGGGSSDPERRRRWLVESRHRYAQKWGNPNVLKGALTAASFTNFAVNAVRKKLGRDIDSQAVLRQELSYLKDQKTVNKSVRGVNGH, encoded by the coding sequence TTGGCGACTTGCGCGCATGCTTCGCTCAGCGCCGTTGTGCCGCACTACGGTGATCCATCCGAGGTTCAAAACCTTGTAGGAACGCTTCTTCGTGATGCCGCGGGGTGTCTTCGCGAAGTGATTGTGGTGGATGATTCTTCGCCGACGCCCTTCCCGGAATCTTGGCAGCCAACACATCAGTCCTCAGCCGTTTTCACGGTCATTCGCCGGCCTCAAAACGGTGGCTTCGGCGCTGCGGTCAACACCGGTCTGGAAGCTACCAAAACCGACCTCGCCATCATCCTGAACAGCGATCTTATGCTGCCGCAGAACTTCATCGAAGATCTCCAGGATGCTGCAGCACCGTGGCATCCGGCCGTCATGAGCCCGGAAGTTACAGGTCTTGACGGATCCACTCAATGGACCGCTCGGCATTTCCCCACGGTGACCCATCAGGTCGTTGAATGGCTGAGCCCGTTGGCTCGCTTCCGTCAGCACACGCTGTTGCATGAGGCCGTCGGTCATGACACTCGTGCAGTGGAAGGAAAAGTTATCCCCGTGGATTGGGTCTTCGGCGCAGCTATGCTCCTCCCCGTCAAGGAAGTCCGCACCATAGGCGGTTTCGACGAGAGCTTCTTCATGAACGCCGAAGAGGTGGACCTCCAACGTCGCTTGCGTGACATTGGCGTGCCATCGATTTATCTGGGTACCGTGAACGTGGCCCACGTGGGTGGTGGCTCCAGCGATCCAGAGCGTCGTCGTCGTTGGCTCGTTGAGTCCCGCCACCGCTACGCACAGAAGTGGGGCAACCCCAACGTCCTCAAGGGCGCCCTGACTGCCGCATCCTTCACAAATTTTGCCGTCAATGCCGTTCGCAAGAAGCTGGGTAGGGATATCGATTCTCAGGCGGTACTCCGCCAAGAATTGAGCTACTTGAAGGACCAGAAGACAGTGAACAAGTCCGTGCGCGGTGTCAATGGCCACTAG
- a CDS encoding CgeB family protein — translation MATRAIAEHKGTLLLVTPTFHGYYRSIANALEQRGYSVVSHRYDAFDSLQAKLRNKLLHELPAKVGMDHLSKAEDWSTRRALQALKDVNPDFLVIIKGDALGDDFWTEVEKRQLPRILWLYDDLKRHSYSIDFLKNIGPVISYSKDETNQLTALGVNASYLPNAFDPNLAEPPTQRRQEIVFVGARYDNRQLLLETLRDSGVPVRAYGRQWSHLAIDKLRTWELSRPQIPAERDIPLADAYQVQAIAAAAINVHGLQAGLAMRTFEVPGMGGLQLVDRPDVDRFYDIGTEVLLFQSAEELVELSRRALKDQKWAEGIRAAGRKRTLAEHTFVHRIEDLDRRWE, via the coding sequence ATGGCCACTAGAGCAATCGCCGAGCACAAGGGCACTTTGCTCTTGGTGACTCCCACGTTTCACGGTTACTACCGGTCCATCGCGAACGCTCTAGAGCAGCGCGGCTACAGTGTGGTCTCACATCGCTATGACGCGTTCGATTCGTTGCAAGCGAAGCTTCGCAATAAGTTGCTCCACGAACTTCCGGCCAAAGTCGGTATGGACCACTTGTCCAAAGCTGAGGACTGGTCCACCAGGCGAGCGCTTCAAGCTCTCAAAGACGTCAATCCCGATTTCCTTGTAATCATCAAGGGTGATGCGCTCGGTGATGACTTCTGGACCGAAGTGGAGAAGCGCCAGCTCCCACGCATCCTCTGGCTGTACGACGACCTCAAGCGACACTCCTACAGCATTGACTTCCTCAAGAACATTGGGCCGGTCATCAGCTATAGCAAGGATGAGACGAACCAGCTCACGGCGCTTGGCGTCAACGCTTCCTACCTTCCCAACGCCTTTGATCCGAATCTTGCCGAGCCGCCCACGCAGCGTCGTCAAGAAATCGTGTTCGTCGGTGCCCGCTATGACAATCGCCAGCTTCTCCTCGAAACGCTCCGCGACTCCGGTGTCCCAGTCCGTGCCTACGGCCGGCAATGGTCCCACCTCGCGATCGACAAGCTGCGCACCTGGGAGCTGAGCAGGCCGCAGATTCCCGCCGAGCGAGACATTCCGCTCGCGGACGCCTACCAAGTACAAGCCATCGCCGCAGCGGCCATCAACGTGCACGGCTTACAAGCCGGCCTAGCGATGCGCACCTTTGAAGTTCCCGGAATGGGCGGACTTCAGCTGGTAGACCGGCCCGATGTGGATCGTTTCTACGACATCGGCACAGAAGTGTTGCTCTTCCAATCCGCTGAAGAACTCGTGGAACTCTCGCGCCGCGCTTTGAAGGACCAGAAATGGGCCGAAGGCATTCGTGCGGCCGGGCGCAAACGCACGCTCGCTGAGCACACTTTCGTGCACCGCATCGAAGATCTTGACCGGAGGTGGGAATGA
- a CDS encoding RNA-binding protein — translation MSGLFHPQNIDEWTRWQAAQKSAPRRLISSLRGMRTPDASSPQLNLSVRGEGPSVLVALEATTPTQIASLIRPLEFLSGESLAVLSLGDPGTLPGEGWVSRNFEDDDAARLGESLTDILAVGHYLPAGRTALELAERFGIRFKVIQHGLLAPQAPPLPAGAHLLAFSDADAAFWSEGAHSDITYEVVGSQLLWQAAQQPADAEVAATKRPVFLGQLHGAELPRTGFASAAARFCFETKATYRPHPAEKDKLSLIQHALWERQGIPIDRFGAPLSTLDRPVASVFSTGVVEAAVRGLPAWVTYYKPPVWLEEFWERYGLSRWKGIDSAPTPVPAMPVQEPAQTIANIVRTQS, via the coding sequence ATGAGCGGCCTCTTCCATCCCCAAAACATCGACGAGTGGACGCGCTGGCAAGCCGCCCAAAAGTCGGCTCCACGCCGGTTGATCTCATCCCTCCGTGGCATGCGCACGCCGGACGCTTCGTCACCACAGCTCAACCTCTCCGTCAGAGGAGAGGGCCCGAGTGTTCTGGTGGCGCTCGAAGCCACGACGCCCACGCAGATCGCCTCCCTCATTCGACCGCTCGAGTTCCTCTCAGGAGAATCCCTCGCGGTGCTGTCACTGGGCGATCCCGGAACGCTGCCGGGCGAGGGTTGGGTTTCACGGAATTTTGAGGACGACGACGCAGCTCGCCTCGGCGAATCACTCACGGACATCCTGGCCGTAGGGCATTACCTTCCAGCAGGTCGAACAGCCCTAGAGCTTGCCGAACGCTTCGGTATTCGATTCAAGGTGATCCAGCACGGACTTTTGGCGCCTCAAGCTCCGCCACTACCAGCAGGTGCACACCTACTAGCATTCAGCGACGCCGACGCCGCTTTTTGGAGCGAAGGCGCCCACTCTGACATCACCTACGAGGTTGTCGGGTCCCAGCTCTTGTGGCAAGCGGCGCAGCAACCGGCTGATGCTGAAGTGGCCGCCACCAAGCGACCTGTTTTCCTGGGCCAGCTCCACGGTGCCGAGTTACCCCGGACCGGTTTTGCTTCTGCTGCGGCACGATTCTGTTTTGAAACGAAAGCCACGTACCGCCCACACCCGGCTGAGAAGGACAAGCTTTCGCTGATTCAGCATGCGCTGTGGGAGCGTCAGGGTATTCCGATCGATCGTTTTGGCGCTCCGCTCAGCACTTTGGATCGACCAGTAGCTTCTGTGTTTTCCACCGGTGTTGTAGAAGCGGCTGTCCGCGGTTTGCCCGCGTGGGTGACGTATTACAAGCCGCCGGTTTGGCTTGAAGAATTTTGGGAGCGCTACGGCCTGAGCAGATGGAAGGGCATTGATTCGGCGCCTACTCCGGTGCCTGCCATGCCGGTGCAGGAGCCAGCGCAAACCATTGCGAACATTGTGAGGACTCAATCGTGA
- a CDS encoding acylneuraminate cytidylyltransferase family protein, which yields MNILCVIPVRGGSKGIPRKNVRDLGGKPLMAWTVEQAVSAKAGLDVVVSTDDPEMADVARSYGADVPFMRPAELAEDTTATEPVVAHAINFRIAQGRTPDAVVLLQVTSPLRHPDTLDRAVQQFFDTGVDSLVGVVPTPPFLWRLGDDAAGTPVSAEYDFERRPRRQELTPQQIPYRENGSLYVSRPELYLEHNNRLGGKIGLFILDELEGVDIDTELDFALAQQQLAALGKGL from the coding sequence GTGAACATCTTGTGCGTCATCCCCGTACGCGGAGGATCCAAGGGCATTCCACGAAAAAACGTCCGCGATCTTGGCGGCAAACCACTCATGGCTTGGACCGTAGAACAAGCAGTTTCCGCGAAAGCCGGACTGGACGTCGTCGTGTCCACTGACGATCCAGAAATGGCCGACGTCGCTCGCAGCTACGGGGCGGACGTCCCGTTCATGCGCCCAGCGGAACTGGCCGAGGACACGACCGCTACCGAACCAGTAGTGGCCCACGCCATCAACTTCAGGATTGCTCAGGGACGCACGCCGGACGCCGTCGTACTCCTTCAGGTCACTTCACCGCTGCGGCACCCAGATACTCTGGACCGCGCTGTTCAGCAATTTTTTGACACCGGCGTGGATTCGCTGGTTGGCGTAGTGCCCACTCCGCCATTCCTCTGGCGGCTGGGTGATGACGCCGCGGGCACGCCTGTTTCGGCCGAGTATGACTTTGAACGGCGGCCTCGACGCCAAGAACTCACGCCGCAACAGATTCCGTACCGCGAAAACGGATCGCTCTATGTGTCACGCCCAGAGTTGTATCTTGAACATAACAACCGTTTGGGCGGAAAGATTGGCTTGTTTATCCTCGACGAACTCGAGGGTGTAGACATTGACACAGAACTTGATTTTGCACTTGCACAGCAGCAATTGGCTGCGTTGGGGAAAGGACTCTAA
- a CDS encoding N-acetylneuraminate synthase family protein: protein MIIERQIAPYVVFSEDPILNGLRKISANKERIVFCVDAHGILQGALSDGDFRRWIVENPEADLETSCLSVANKNATSAPIETPASELGSLMGPGITHLPLVDDRGHLVAIAINRSDVLRIGKHEIGEGNPAFIIAEIGNNHNGSVELAKQLVDLAVDAGADAVKFQLRDMDSLYRQSGGSTAGEDLGAQYTLDLLSKFSLPAESLFEVFDHCRERGITVMCTPWDSKSVNDLADYGIPGLKIASADLTNHELLRDAASRGLPLIMSTGMSREDEIKESAELVRSLGAQFALLHCQSTYPAPFKDVNLAYMDRLEEIGDCVVGYSGHERGIHVPVAAVARGAKIVEKHFTIDQSMEGNDHKVSLLPDEFKQMVQNIREVEEAIGQRNARVVSTGEMMNRVNLAKSLVAARELAVGEVLTEADVAVKSPGRGLQPNALPRLVGRTVHRAMAEGDFFFQGDLTDSVPQGRQFEFNRPWGLPVRYHDHAALIEDCTPDFLEFHFSYKDLDVDMDSFFTKPLEMGFTTHLPDLFAGDFLVDLASMDRDHWERSIAEVQRTIDITRDLKRWFTKDEDPIMVVTMGGFTTDRHITPAERLPKYERIAEALEKLDTSGVRIAAQTLPPFPWLMGGQQYHNLFLDPKDTAEFAVQTDTKLCLDISHTKLAATFLNVPFSEAVELLAPETIHLHLVDATGVDGEGVQVGEGDVDWPVLVEQLDRLAPNVSFIPEIWQGHVNNGEGFWTALDRLEKWL, encoded by the coding sequence ATGATCATTGAACGGCAGATCGCCCCCTACGTAGTGTTTTCCGAAGATCCCATCCTGAACGGTCTTCGAAAGATCAGCGCTAACAAAGAGCGGATCGTCTTTTGTGTAGACGCCCACGGCATCCTTCAGGGCGCACTGAGCGATGGCGACTTCCGCCGTTGGATCGTGGAGAACCCCGAGGCTGACCTCGAGACAAGCTGCCTCAGCGTCGCAAATAAGAACGCAACCTCTGCGCCCATAGAAACGCCAGCGAGTGAACTGGGCTCCCTCATGGGTCCCGGCATTACACACTTGCCACTCGTGGACGACCGCGGACACTTAGTTGCCATCGCCATCAATCGGTCTGACGTACTGCGCATCGGCAAGCATGAGATCGGCGAAGGCAACCCGGCGTTCATCATCGCTGAAATCGGCAACAACCATAACGGTTCCGTCGAGCTCGCCAAGCAGCTGGTGGATCTTGCCGTGGACGCCGGCGCCGATGCCGTGAAATTCCAGCTACGCGACATGGATTCGCTCTACCGCCAATCCGGCGGAAGCACGGCCGGCGAAGATTTGGGTGCGCAATACACCTTGGATCTCCTGTCCAAGTTCTCTCTTCCAGCTGAGTCCTTGTTTGAGGTGTTCGATCACTGCCGCGAGCGGGGTATCACCGTCATGTGCACCCCCTGGGATTCGAAATCCGTCAACGACCTAGCTGATTACGGAATCCCCGGGCTCAAGATCGCCTCAGCTGACCTGACCAATCACGAGTTATTGCGCGACGCCGCTTCCCGTGGACTGCCGCTCATCATGAGTACCGGTATGTCCCGAGAGGACGAGATCAAAGAATCTGCCGAGTTAGTCCGATCCCTCGGCGCGCAGTTCGCTTTGTTGCACTGCCAGTCCACGTACCCAGCGCCGTTCAAAGACGTGAACCTGGCCTACATGGATCGCCTCGAAGAAATCGGCGATTGCGTAGTGGGCTACTCAGGGCACGAGCGTGGCATCCACGTTCCCGTGGCTGCCGTGGCCCGTGGAGCCAAGATCGTGGAGAAGCACTTCACCATTGACCAGTCTATGGAAGGCAACGACCACAAGGTGTCTTTGCTCCCGGACGAGTTCAAGCAAATGGTGCAGAACATTCGTGAAGTGGAAGAGGCCATCGGCCAGCGCAACGCTCGCGTTGTCTCCACGGGCGAAATGATGAACCGGGTGAACCTAGCAAAGTCCCTCGTGGCCGCTCGCGAACTCGCCGTAGGCGAAGTGCTCACCGAAGCCGATGTTGCCGTGAAGAGCCCGGGCCGCGGACTGCAGCCCAATGCGCTTCCAAGGCTTGTTGGCCGGACCGTGCACCGCGCCATGGCTGAAGGTGACTTCTTCTTCCAGGGAGACCTGACGGACTCGGTGCCGCAAGGACGTCAGTTCGAATTCAACCGCCCGTGGGGACTGCCCGTTCGCTACCACGATCATGCCGCCCTCATTGAGGACTGCACCCCAGACTTCCTCGAGTTCCATTTCTCCTACAAGGACCTCGATGTAGACATGGATAGCTTCTTCACGAAGCCACTCGAGATGGGGTTCACCACCCATTTGCCGGACTTGTTCGCAGGTGACTTCTTGGTGGACTTGGCGTCTATGGATCGAGATCACTGGGAGCGTTCCATCGCCGAAGTGCAACGCACCATTGACATCACGAGGGATCTGAAGCGTTGGTTCACCAAGGATGAGGACCCCATCATGGTGGTCACCATGGGTGGTTTCACCACGGATCGTCACATCACGCCGGCCGAGCGTTTACCAAAGTACGAACGTATCGCCGAGGCACTCGAGAAGCTTGATACCTCTGGTGTCCGCATTGCTGCCCAGACCCTGCCGCCGTTCCCGTGGCTCATGGGCGGCCAGCAGTACCACAACCTGTTCTTGGACCCCAAGGACACCGCAGAGTTCGCTGTCCAAACGGACACGAAGCTGTGCCTGGATATCTCACACACCAAGCTTGCCGCCACCTTCTTAAACGTACCGTTCTCTGAAGCCGTGGAGTTGTTAGCTCCTGAGACCATTCACTTGCACTTGGTTGACGCCACTGGCGTTGATGGTGAAGGCGTTCAGGTAGGGGAGGGCGACGTGGACTGGCCAGTACTTGTCGAACAGCTTGATCGCCTCGCACCTAACGTGAGCTTTATTCCTGAGATTTGGCAGGGTCACGTCAACAACGGTGAAGGCTTCTGGACAGCTCTGGACCGCCTGGAGAAATGGCTATGA
- a CDS encoding glycosyltransferase family 4 protein has translation MSTDARPIALWVIPVADLGGVARHVLDVFNVGMKDYRLVLFCPEGLLAERVRAMGGAVIAADFGPDFGYVKSLRSLDATIRALKPAIVHSHLAYADFIAAAVVMRYPRVSLVSTEHGIAGDDEIYHSNTVKAGVRATLHHARLRRNDALIAVSESTKNEMRKKWKVSNDIHVIPNGVDRVDFEPLVRTESLRVLSLSRLAPEKRIDQLILAFKQLHDERPDATLTIAGTGPEKDNLQRLVDREGLASFVEFPGFVDADMAMKEHEVLVQLSSWENCSYTLLDAVNNGLGVVATPVGGNPEILDKKFLAGADDPQRISDLISGQAIHLEKRPRLALSWPSKASMTAKIEEVYSVVL, from the coding sequence ATGAGTACCGACGCTCGTCCCATCGCGCTCTGGGTGATCCCGGTTGCTGATCTAGGGGGAGTAGCCCGACACGTGTTGGACGTGTTCAATGTAGGCATGAAGGACTACCGGTTGGTGCTCTTCTGCCCAGAAGGTTTGTTGGCAGAACGGGTGCGTGCCATGGGCGGCGCGGTTATTGCGGCGGACTTCGGTCCGGACTTTGGCTACGTGAAGTCACTGAGAAGCCTCGACGCGACCATTCGAGCACTGAAGCCGGCGATTGTTCACTCGCATCTCGCGTATGCGGATTTCATCGCCGCGGCCGTTGTTATGCGCTATCCACGAGTGAGTCTCGTGAGCACCGAGCATGGGATTGCAGGCGACGACGAAATTTATCACTCTAACACGGTTAAAGCTGGTGTTCGCGCGACTCTTCACCATGCGCGCCTGCGACGGAACGACGCACTTATTGCTGTTTCGGAATCAACCAAGAACGAAATGCGCAAGAAGTGGAAAGTTTCTAACGATATTCACGTGATTCCAAACGGCGTTGATCGAGTGGATTTTGAACCGCTCGTCCGCACAGAGAGCCTGCGTGTTCTTTCGCTCTCCCGATTGGCGCCTGAAAAGAGAATTGATCAGCTCATCCTGGCCTTTAAGCAACTGCATGATGAGCGTCCGGATGCCACTCTAACTATCGCTGGTACCGGTCCTGAAAAAGATAATTTGCAGCGACTCGTGGATCGTGAGGGTCTCGCTTCGTTTGTTGAATTTCCAGGATTTGTGGACGCCGATATGGCAATGAAAGAGCACGAGGTTTTAGTCCAGCTTTCTTCTTGGGAAAACTGCTCTTATACGTTATTGGACGCCGTCAATAACGGTCTTGGCGTTGTAGCTACTCCCGTTGGCGGCAATCCGGAGATCCTTGACAAAAAGTTTCTTGCGGGAGCTGATGATCCGCAACGAATCTCGGATCTCATTTCCGGTCAGGCGATCCACCTAGAGAAGCGACCTCGTCTTGCTTTGTCTTGGCCCAGCAAGGCCAGCATGACAGCAAAGATTGAGGAGGTTTACAGTGTCGTCCTATAA
- a CDS encoding O-antigen ligase family protein has product MTGYFLGLSLLVLYLFIESEANDVDWSRRLVRIVLLGIFVWTVGTGRVDVRSGLFGLLIALVVNIPLYYLGIAPDLYEGFLTGYLGDKNVAGLFYALIPILLLAFVKGTWPRRLLVVFAIGATLLTGSRTSLGAIACALLWLLFARKLGLVWRGLLALGLINLLNYLETNYAQAWIFEDRTGTDSLRARIDEAALEMVNGIPWYGNGLGTAVVQLEDRYFFFHNAYWGLIVEGGWVFLAAVLAVFIWVGLNPLRGTRPPQYVVAIEAAIIVLLTCATRLGEVFITVPAAIVLGCAFAAQTLERSRGSRVQTEPKW; this is encoded by the coding sequence ATGACGGGATATTTCCTTGGACTTTCCCTGCTTGTTCTATATCTCTTTATAGAATCCGAAGCGAACGATGTTGACTGGAGCCGGCGTCTAGTTCGTATCGTATTGCTGGGCATATTCGTCTGGACAGTGGGCACGGGAAGAGTTGACGTTAGAAGCGGGCTTTTCGGGCTCCTCATCGCGCTTGTTGTTAATATTCCTTTGTACTACCTGGGTATAGCGCCAGACTTATACGAAGGGTTCTTGACTGGATACTTGGGCGATAAGAACGTTGCCGGGCTTTTTTACGCGCTCATACCCATTTTGCTCTTGGCCTTCGTGAAAGGTACGTGGCCGCGACGGCTACTTGTTGTTTTCGCGATCGGTGCCACACTATTGACTGGTTCGCGTACGTCGCTCGGTGCTATTGCATGTGCACTGCTGTGGCTTCTCTTCGCCCGCAAGCTTGGTCTGGTTTGGAGAGGTCTTCTTGCGCTGGGGCTTATTAATCTTCTGAATTACCTTGAGACAAACTATGCACAGGCGTGGATTTTTGAGGACAGGACCGGAACAGACTCGCTACGAGCCCGAATCGATGAGGCCGCACTCGAAATGGTTAATGGGATCCCCTGGTACGGTAACGGACTTGGCACAGCTGTAGTCCAGCTGGAAGATCGATACTTCTTCTTTCATAACGCGTACTGGGGGCTAATCGTCGAAGGCGGCTGGGTTTTTCTGGCCGCGGTCCTTGCGGTATTTATCTGGGTGGGCTTGAATCCGTTGAGGGGAACGCGCCCCCCTCAATACGTTGTAGCGATTGAAGCAGCAATAATTGTCCTCCTCACGTGCGCTACTCGTCTCGGAGAAGTTTTCATCACAGTCCCTGCTGCCATCGTTCTGGGATGTGCGTTTGCCGCTCAGACTCTTGAGCGTTCCCGGGGGTCAAGAGTTCAGACGGAACCAAAGTGGTGA
- a CDS encoding glycosyltransferase family 4 protein: MSVSQERLFIAANNGDIGGGEVMLLAIAEAARALGKSIVIVAPSAPESLLLEARKRGFETVEIPAKSRQRYLFGLRKWRKKTGTQSLLWCNGLLPAAATGGMKHRIVHLHQLPTGKLKAAWAFARRSASVVLVPSAHMKREISNAVLFSNWSDEIRVLDEATDFSGHDVRIGFIGRFSSDKGLPILIDALNLAARKSDVTLRLVLAGGPKFVDIDDQRRIVEAIEDSEVPVDLLGWVRPEQFFAKIDIAVVPSVWAEPFGLVATEAMSARVPLVVSDAGALPEIVGSEYPWIAEAGDTESLAETILNVIRCPESKKVAVVQSAFERWDLLYSPKAGRESVKKLLRTIEGK, from the coding sequence GTGAGCGTCAGCCAAGAGAGACTTTTTATCGCTGCTAACAATGGTGATATTGGCGGGGGCGAAGTCATGTTGCTTGCAATCGCCGAGGCCGCGCGTGCCTTAGGTAAGAGCATTGTTATTGTGGCACCGTCTGCCCCTGAGTCCTTGCTACTTGAGGCTCGTAAGCGTGGTTTTGAAACAGTCGAAATTCCTGCCAAATCTCGCCAGAGATACTTGTTTGGACTGAGAAAGTGGCGTAAAAAAACTGGAACGCAGTCGCTATTGTGGTGCAATGGGCTGCTCCCTGCAGCTGCTACTGGTGGGATGAAGCATCGAATTGTTCATTTGCACCAATTACCGACAGGTAAATTGAAAGCTGCTTGGGCCTTTGCTAGACGCTCTGCATCCGTAGTTCTTGTGCCGTCAGCGCATATGAAAAGGGAGATCTCGAATGCGGTTCTGTTTTCGAACTGGAGCGACGAGATTAGGGTATTAGACGAAGCAACTGATTTTTCTGGACACGATGTTCGCATCGGATTTATTGGTCGGTTTTCCTCGGACAAGGGTTTGCCAATATTGATTGATGCGTTGAACCTCGCCGCTCGAAAGTCGGACGTGACTTTGCGTCTGGTTTTGGCAGGAGGGCCAAAGTTCGTTGACATTGATGACCAACGGCGAATCGTCGAAGCGATTGAGGATTCTGAAGTGCCCGTGGATCTCTTAGGCTGGGTTAGACCAGAACAATTCTTCGCCAAGATCGATATAGCGGTAGTTCCTTCAGTCTGGGCAGAGCCATTTGGCTTAGTAGCGACTGAAGCAATGTCCGCACGAGTGCCGCTGGTGGTTAGCGATGCGGGAGCGTTGCCCGAAATCGTTGGCTCCGAATACCCATGGATCGCAGAAGCAGGTGACACAGAATCTCTCGCAGAAACCATATTGAACGTCATCCGTTGTCCTGAATCGAAAAAAGTAGCTGTTGTTCAGTCAGCCTTTGAACGATGGGACTTGCTGTACTCACCAAAAGCTGGACGGGAATCTGTCAAGAAGCTTTTACGCACCATTGAAGGAAAGTGA
- a CDS encoding glycosyltransferase family 2 protein translates to MIVPTRGGRSRLPRLVRAFSRQDRDDFEVIFVIDGDIDGSAEYLRSSTVRDILPAGKVIEFPENQGRSAALNAGHREASGTILIRCDDDLEPNLNFINEHVKAHNGDVCGVVGLTTNVYPETPFARVYGEDADRNFIEAALKTDSSSTWRYWAANVSMPREIWNIVGPYDLNYRKYGWEDVDYGYRIHEAGFPILIAPTLLTIHHAGATTTRSRALRALHSGAAREIFLKRHGEHVLASGQSRSLWNSAVEIVGRVGTEKVIGGAASLTDRLLPLVPKKIGRKLVALLVEGAGLSGIRSPNRATSTF, encoded by the coding sequence GTGATTGTTCCAACTCGTGGAGGTCGGTCTCGATTGCCGCGACTGGTTCGCGCGTTCTCTCGACAAGACCGTGATGACTTTGAAGTCATTTTTGTGATTGACGGTGATATTGATGGATCGGCCGAATACCTGAGGTCTTCTACTGTTAGGGATATTCTTCCTGCGGGCAAAGTTATCGAATTTCCTGAGAACCAGGGGAGATCGGCGGCCCTTAACGCCGGGCATCGAGAAGCTAGCGGAACTATTCTTATCCGCTGCGATGACGATCTAGAACCGAACCTGAATTTCATTAATGAGCACGTCAAAGCACACAATGGAGATGTTTGTGGTGTCGTCGGACTCACAACGAACGTGTACCCAGAAACGCCTTTTGCTCGAGTTTATGGGGAGGATGCTGATCGCAATTTTATTGAAGCTGCGCTTAAGACTGATTCTTCCTCTACCTGGCGATATTGGGCGGCGAACGTTTCTATGCCGAGGGAAATATGGAACATAGTAGGACCGTACGACCTCAACTACAGAAAATATGGTTGGGAAGACGTTGATTACGGCTATCGAATTCATGAAGCTGGATTCCCAATACTAATCGCTCCTACTCTCCTAACCATTCATCACGCTGGCGCAACTACAACGAGATCGCGCGCACTCCGTGCTCTGCATTCAGGCGCTGCACGTGAAATCTTCTTGAAACGGCACGGTGAACACGTCTTGGCATCAGGGCAAAGCAGAAGCCTATGGAATTCAGCCGTCGAAATTGTGGGTCGAGTCGGTACTGAAAAGGTGATCGGTGGAGCCGCTAGTTTAACTGATCGGTTACTTCCTCTTGTGCCGAAAAAGATTGGACGGAAGCTTGTTGCCCTGTTAGTAGAAGGTGCGGGGCTGTCCGGCATTCGATCTCCAAATCGAGCTACATCGACATTCTGA